In Candidatus Polarisedimenticolia bacterium, a genomic segment contains:
- a CDS encoding sigma-70 family RNA polymerase sigma factor: protein MASTGALESCPAHRGSSLFEIQVSDDVPSDAKAPGASSGESTAALIQRVKSGDAGARDLLLCRFLVPMRRWAHGRLPARARDLLDTDDLVQDTFLRTLNHLGSLPLDGEDSFLAYLRRVLLNRITDQIRRVDRWPGRDTLPDPLPDAGPSPLEAAIGREALDRYDAALQSLPGTQQEAIMLRLEMGFGYDEIAAALGYPTPNAARAAIARALVRLVRGMKVSDGRAG from the coding sequence ATGGCGTCGACGGGTGCACTCGAGTCCTGCCCGGCGCACCGCGGCTCCAGCCTCTTCGAGATCCAGGTGAGCGACGACGTCCCGTCCGATGCGAAAGCACCAGGAGCGAGCAGTGGGGAGTCGACTGCCGCCCTGATCCAGCGCGTCAAGTCGGGGGACGCAGGCGCCCGGGATCTTCTCCTGTGCCGCTTCCTGGTGCCGATGCGCCGCTGGGCGCATGGTCGGCTGCCGGCGCGGGCCCGCGACCTGCTGGATACCGACGATCTGGTCCAGGACACCTTCCTGCGGACCTTGAACCACCTCGGTTCCCTGCCCCTCGACGGGGAAGACTCCTTCCTCGCCTACCTGCGGCGCGTCCTGCTCAACCGCATCACCGATCAGATACGCCGTGTCGACCGCTGGCCTGGAAGGGATACGCTGCCCGACCCTCTTCCGGACGCCGGCCCGTCTCCCCTCGAGGCGGCCATCGGTCGCGAAGCGCTGGACCGCTACGATGCCGCGCTGCAGTCGCTCCCCGGCACCCAGCAGGAGGCGATCATGCTGCGGCTCGAGATGGGCTTCGGCTATGACGAAATCGCCGCAGCGCTCGGCTATCCCACGCCGAACGCCGCGCGGGCGGCCATCGCCCGCGCGCTGGTGCGGCTCGTGCGGGGCATGAAGGTCTCCGATGGAAGAGCG